A single window of Myripristis murdjan chromosome 21, fMyrMur1.1, whole genome shotgun sequence DNA harbors:
- the LOC115380336 gene encoding uncharacterized protein LOC115380336 isoform X2 codes for MNERQIFKEDQSGKLTCHQCEQNAQEYKKSMAEMEAHYKKQLEKARSDLKQTEEEFQSFKDRVAGEISLSMRTGDSEVMNSPVNKARLKEMYDQLKYREWCKIRDHLKSNGVKKEFVTDLIKNTFEDARVKMEEKKKNIDKVFEVKKPSRGSTPRKVAEFKQLTVQNLQMSVFLCAKEDLLKTPFLDHQCENPTSAIKVTLRNLAAECYWLGCLMALSCPPLQPDWEKHIPGPDAWNIFPSDLKNINDLETETEAMEQ; via the exons ACAAATCTTCAAAGAAGATCAAAGTGGCAAATTGACTTGCCATCAATGTGAACAAAATGCACAAGAATATAAAAAAAG TATGGCTGAGATGGAAGCACACTACAAAAAGCAACTTGAAAAGGCAAG ATCTGACCTGAAACAAACTGAGGAAGAATTCCAATCGTTCAAAGACAG AGTGGCAGGGGAAATATCTCTTTCCATGAGGACAGGAGACTCAGAGGTCATGAACAGCCCAGTTAATAAAGCACGACTGAAAGAGATGTACGACCAGCTCAAATACAGAGAGTGGTGTAAAATCAGAGATCATTTGAAATCAAATGGTGTCAAGAAAGAGTTTGTCACAGATTTGATTAAG AACACATTTGAGGATGCAAGAGTGAaaatggaggagaagaagaagaacatagACAAAGTGTTTGAAGTGAAAAAGCCCAGCAGAGGATCGACACCTCGGAAG GTGGCAGAGTTCAAACAATTAACAGTTCAAAATCTTCAgatgtctgtgtttctttgtgcaAAAGAAGATCTTCTAAAG ACTCCATTCCTGGATCACCAGTGTGAAAACCCCACAAGTGCAATAAAGGTCACTCTCAGAAATCTGGCTGCTGAATGCTACTGGTTGGGCTGTTTGATGGCTTTAAGCTGTCCTCCTCTTCAGCCAGACTGGGAGAAACATATTCCTGGACCAGACGCTTGGAATATTTTCCCATCTGACCTCAAAAATATCAATGACTTAGAAACGGAAACGGAGGCTATGGAGCAATAA